The Arabidopsis thaliana chromosome 5, partial sequence genomic interval agtaataatattttttcttaaattttgtgGAGGACTAAATAAATCACTCTAATATATTCAACCAGTTAAATTAGTTGTATTTattaacattaaatttaaCAAGTTGATACTGtaaaattagtttataatCTTGTATTGATCAAATTGTCTCACTTGTATCTTCCTATAATCTCACagtaaaattttataattagtcaaattttgatactaatatttatgtaaaaaataattattatttttatatttcatttaatattttgataaaataataaatatgcaATGTCCAGCAATACTAATTTATTGAGGTTTTATTGTGTGTCATggagttatttttttcatggATACATTTCGAAGAAATATAACTATGATAAGCATTACTTCAATTTACACAACTAGTGAGTTTTAAACAGATTTAGGGAATCAGCCAATATGGttcaaaaaccttttttgtaaagatttaCATACATAATAAAGTTCAATTTGCAGGAAAAAAGCATTACttgaagataataaaaattttagcGCTCTAATGAATTCAAACGACCTTctcttatacaaaaaaatcataaaactcaTTTAAAAAACATAGAGTCGAGCTTGTCTTGTAGCGCAAACTACGCTTGAGAACTATGTGGTAcctctttagtttttttttttaatcgtgATTTGCTAAATCTATTAACCAATCCAGTCATATTGTTAAAAACTATTGTGGAAGAAAGAGCAAAAGAGAGTAGGTGAAATCATTGGGCCAAAGAGGGATGCTCGATCGGGTTCTCCTTCAATTCCTTAgttgattcaaattttattttacaatccattaataaattaattcaCATATACCTTAACCCCAAccttgacaacaaaaaaatcttaaattaaaatttaaaagataaatcaacATTTCGTTGAGCTCATAGTATGTGAACTTTTCTAGTCATTATGGTTTGTCCTAAAACAGTATGTGAACTTTTCTAGTCTTTTCATATCGCTGAGAGCTAAGTCATGTTTCTTATTCTTAAAACAATAGTCTCTACTCTCTCATAGTAATGTTGGTCTTGTCATAGAGGTTTTGATGTATAGTTACATGATTATTTGGTTGGGcttaatttcattttataacCGTTGCATAAATATCATTCTACTTTTTTTCTGTATTGGCGGTAATTCCTTCTTGAATATATtcctctaaaaaaaaatcaactcgTCATTCTcgaatatttttaatttatttatataagaaaataataaaggaTAAAAAGAAGGATTCTGGTGGATAGTTGGAACTTAGCCCATACAATATTACGTTGCATGGTTTACTCTATTTAGTAGTTACGTGAACCGTACGTTAGAGATTGAAATCAAATTGGTTTGGTTCAGAATTGGGTTTTGTTGGAACGATATCGGTTTGCTGTGGTACATAGTCGAAACTAGTTTAGGTGGATGATGAGGTTTCgatatttccttttttatttgagaTTCGATATTACCTTATTCATATGAGATTCAATATTTCCTTATTTATATGagattcaatattttcttatttttatgaGATTCGTTCCTTATTTATACGAGATTGAGAGATTATGGCTTTCACTTGTCAATTATCTTTCTCCacgcaaaaacaaaaaccgtCGCTGTGGTgaaatagataaaatcagaATGGTGAAAAAAGGAGGTACGAAGAGGAAGATTGCGATTGAGACGATACAGAAGAGCGATTACCTTAGGGTTACTTGCACCAAACGTCGTGAAGGTCTCTTTAGCAAAGCTTCTCAGCTTTGTCTTCTCTCCGATGCACAGATCGCTATCTTAGCGACTCCTCCTACTTCTGAATCCAACATCTCCTTCTACTCTTTCGGTCACTCCTCCGTTGATGCCGTTGTCTCTTCTTTCCTCTCCGGGCAACGTTGTGTTCCTCTTCAGGAGGATACCAAAGAGATGAGAGAGGACGTTGCTATTTGCTTGTCTCGTACAAAtctagggttagggttttggtgGAACAACGAGAGCCTCAACAAATCGGAGAATCCTCAAGAGATTAGTGACGCTATCAACTCTATGTTAACGCTCTTGAGTAATCTCAAGGAATTGAGTGGGGAGGAAGCTTTAGTTAACGATCACAAGGacttgaagaagaatgagagGAGCGATGTTGTTTTACAACACGGAACTCAAtatgaaaccctaaatcctaactCCAACACTACTACAATTTGTTGCGTCCCTGATGAATTACCTGCCAATTCCAACGAGATTGTTGGAATCTCACCAAATCCTTTGATTATgctagaaaagaagaaatcacaaattgaagaaaagttTGAGAAGGAATGGCAAGTTTCAGTTACTCGAATTGAAAATGAAGCCACGAGTTCTTATgcaaaacgaagaagaagtataTGACCTGGATTAATTGAATTAGGAAAAAGAGCATTCTTATGCAATAAGGACATTTACAATTATGCTTTAGTTAAATTAGTCTTTCCTAGAAGAATTATGTTAAGCATTACTTTGTTATATGCTCTCGTGTATATGCTCTCTCACGAGAGCAAGAAGCAAAACttctatttatttcttttgaacaCAATTTGGAGTTCTTACACCAACTGCAGCCgtagttttttttagtagaaactcatataattaaaaaaaaaaaaaaaaaaaaaaaaagaaaagaaagagatgagagagaATCTCTGAAATTTCTAACTTTAGAATCGTTTCTATAATTCTTATACgttagtatttttgttttttggatataaaagtaaaatattaatactttttggtttttagacACTATATAAATCCTATACGTTGGAGGTGCTTTAGTTTCTTACCACAAATCCCAACGTGATGTCGTTTTACAACATAGAACTCAAGAGTCAAGATCAGTGGCGGACCACGTTGGTCTTGGGTGGGGCATGTGCCCTACACTGAATTCTATAAATCCTTTCTCAGTTAAAATTCAGTATAAGCAGCATGGCTCCAATAGAGTGCACCAAGTTTCATTTTCCATATAGTAGTCGATCGTTGGCTCCAACCTtaccaaacaaacaatgaaccaagaatatatatgttttaaacaTTGGCACAGAGCGAACTCATCTATCTTTTGACATGAATTCTTTGAGAGATTCAGATTTTTGAACTTGGAGTGACTACAAAGAGATTGCACCATATATACTTGTATAGTTGTATACACCACAACATTAGGGAAGTATCCATTAGTTAGCAcccatatatatacttgtataGTTGTATACACCACATCATTTTTGccttaattaattactaacaATTCagaaataccaaaaatatctAAGGATAACTCTCACATTCATCgaattattttaaatgaaaaagtttCAAGCTTATGATTTTGTCAACAATATATTGCGGTTCGATCATCGATTATACTAACACAGACCATACTTAGTGTATATTCGATATGCTTATAATTAGTTGCAAACAtgaaaattagattttatgtttatcatcaacataataccaaatttgaatttggaCGGTAAACTACTACGACAATAATAACCCAACCAATAGACTATAAAGTTACAGATTAGTTAAATACATAAACTCGATTAACTAACACGGAGAATCACATATTTTCATGTCCTAAATTTTCTCTCAATCACACTTCACCACTACAATAATATTTCAGTCCTgtctaccaaaaaaataataatatttcagTCCTCGCTCAACACTCATTATCTCTAGTAGCtatgtttatagttttggaCTGGAAGAAACTACTCGTCTCGGCCACCGAACATTCCCATCAGGTCTTTACCTGAACCCATCTGCTTCATGAGACTCTGCAGACCACTCATGCCGCCAATCTGCTTTAGCATCTGAGCCGGTAGGACCTTACTCAATTGCTGCGAGTTCTTGTTTTTTGAGAGTGCGCTCATATTTCCTTTCTCTAGGTTCTTAAGCCCTTTCACCTTCCCCCACATAGTTGTTAACCTTTTGTACTCTTCCAACATCTCCATCACTTCTCTTACAATCCTCCCTGACCCTCTTGCTATCCGCATTATCCTTGACTCGTTAAACACCTTTGGATTTGAGCTGTCCAGTTCTGCACAACCACCAATCAGTTATTGCTCAAAACTACTATTACTTTTACAGAGAAACTTTCTCCAAAGAAGATATTGCTCTCACCTTCATTAGTCATAGAGTCCATCATTGTCATGTATCGCTTTATCTTCGCCTGGCTTTCTTTCTCATGTCCCTCTGGCATCATTTCAGCACGCATTCCAGGTAGCATGGAGAAAACCTACAAACCAACACcgtattttcatatttttgtcttaTCAGCATCACGTTGTGCTCTTTAGCTTACTAATATTTGACCAGAGATTCTGACCTCCTTAAGTGGGCCCATGTTCAGCATGTTCTGGAACTGGTCGTACATAATTCTCAATGTAAATTTACCATGAGAGAGCATTTCCAGAAGTTCAGGCTGTTGATCTTTAGGTACCACCTCTTGTAGTTTATTCACGAATCCAGACATATCACCATTTCCTATTGTACATATACATTATCAAGATTCTGAGTCAACTCCTCACAATCAGTCAATGCCATGATATTTACCTAAGAGA includes:
- the AGL83 gene encoding AGAMOUS-like 83 (AGAMOUS-like 83 (AGL83); FUNCTIONS IN: DNA binding, sequence-specific DNA binding transcription factor activity; INVOLVED IN: regulation of transcription, DNA-dependent; LOCATED IN: nucleus; EXPRESSED IN: central cell, female gametophyte; CONTAINS InterPro DOMAIN/s: Transcription factor, MADS-box (InterPro:IPR002100); BEST Arabidopsis thaliana protein match is: MADS-box transcription factor family protein (TAIR:AT5G49420.1); Has 1807 Blast hits to 1807 proteins in 277 species: Archae - 0; Bacteria - 0; Metazoa - 736; Fungi - 347; Plants - 385; Viruses - 0; Other Eukaryotes - 339 (source: NCBI BLink).), whose amino-acid sequence is MRFVPYLYEIERLWLSLVNYLSPRKNKNRRCGEIDKIRMVKKGGTKRKIAIETIQKSDYLRVTCTKRREGLFSKASQLCLLSDAQIAILATPPTSESNISFYSFGHSSVDAVVSSFLSGQRCVPLQEDTKEMREDVAICLSRTNLGLGFWWNNESLNKSENPQEISDAINSMLTLLSNLKELSGEEALVNDHKDLKKNERSDVVLQHGTQYETLNPNSNTTTICCVPDELPANSNEIVGISPNPLIMLEKKKSQIEEKFEKEWQVSVTRIENEATSSYAKRRRSI
- a CDS encoding Signal recognition particle, SRP54 subunit protein — its product is MLIIIRRKGYKPALVCADTFRAGAFDQLKQNATKSKIPYYGSYTGSDPVKIAVEGVDRFKKENCDLIIVDTSGRHKQQASLFEEMRQISEATKPDLVIFVMDSSIGQTAFEQARAFKQTVAVGAVIITKMDGHAKGGGTLSAVAATKSPVIFIGTGEHMDEFEVFDAKPFVSRLLGNGDMSGFVNKLQEVVPKDQQPELLEMLSHGKFTLRIMYDQFQNMLNMGPLKEVFSMLPGMRAEMMPEGHEKESQAKIKRYMTMMDSMTNEELDSSNPKVFNESRIMRIARGSGRIVREVMEMLEEYKRLTTMWGKVKGLKNLEKGNMSALSKNKNSQQLSKVLPAQMLKQIGGMSGLQSLMKQMGSGKDLMGMFGGRDE